A window of the Salarias fasciatus chromosome 7, fSalaFa1.1, whole genome shotgun sequence genome harbors these coding sequences:
- the LOC115392615 gene encoding leucine-rich repeat neuronal protein 3-like, with product MKEAAAVACLLVELSLIAVAVASEGAAHCPPLCRCEIRPWFSPSSTYTEAATVDCNDLGLAALPERLPLMTQVLRLQANSIHTVRENLDYLANITEIDLSQNNISSLSHVSLGTLPQLLSLHMEENWIHELSDRCLASLHSLQELYLNHNLIFAISSLAFQGLDRLLRLHLNSNRLTSVSSQWFHSLPNLEILMLGENPVLRLTDMNFRPLANLRSLVLAGMNLTEIPDNSLVGLENLESVSFFDNLLQRVPRAALMKVQNLKFLDLNKNSIERIQKSDFVDMLHLKELGINSMPELVSIDAFALNNLPELTKIEATNNPRLSYIDPRAFYQLPRLETLMLNNNALSALHRGTVEALPGLQEVSLHSNPIRCDCVVRWINTNRTAVRFMEPDSLRCAEPEELHGRLVRQVHFREMTEICLPLISPGSLPERVQIRAGRSLSLHCRAFGEPAPDIYWATPSGDRLLPGSASEKHYLHPEGTLDLYGATEQEAGSYTCIAHNLVGADLQSVLVSVEGRIAPPSQRLFQVNIASVQSDSVTVSWDSTDARLSQLSWSALAEDQDPFSPFTARLPADVRQYHIQQLKPSTRYRICVQVTETQSRFHRDCVSVSTEDSVDPGPGVQVWDGLLAAACALLLVIVAAVASSLIYTSLYSRVLYRKLLLDSTGTVLTAAPPPSPSPGHELRVSGNKLRAALTDFPENSV from the coding sequence ATGAAGGAGGCGGCAGCTGTGGCTTGTTTGCTGGTGGAACTGTCTCTGATTGCTGTTGCCGTGGCCTCGGAGGGGGCTGCTCACTGTCCTCCGTTGTGTCGATGTGAGATCCGGCCCTGGTTCTCTCCCAGCTCTACTTACACCGAGGCTGCCACCGTGGACTGTAACGACTTGGGCCTCGCAGCGCTTCCGGAGAGACTTCCCTTAATGACGCAGGTGCTGCGGCTCCAGGCGAACAGCATCCACACGGTGCGGGAAAATTTGGATTACTTGGCCAACATCACAGAAATTGACTTGTCTCAAAATAACATTTCCTCACTGAGCCACGTCTCTCTGGGGACTCTGCcgcagctgctgtctctccacATGGAGGAAAACTGGATTCATGAGCTTTCCGACCGCTGCCTCGCGTCCCTGCACAGCCTCCAGGAGTTATACCTCAACCACAACCTCATCTTCGCTATTAGCTCCTTGGCATTTCAGGGACTGGACAGGCTGCTGAGGCTCCACCTCAACTCCAACCGGCTAACGAGCGTCAGCAGCCAGTGGTTTCATTCTCTCCCCAACCTGGAGATACTGATGCTGGGAGAAAATCCCGTCCTCCGCCTCACGGACATGAACTTCAGACCCCTGGCCAACCTGCGGAGCCTGGTACTGGCCGGGATGAACTTGACGGAGATTCCTGACAATTCTCTGGTTGGTCTTGAGAACTTGGAGAGTGTCTCGTTCTTCGACAACCTGCTTCAACGAGTCCCCCGGGCGGCGCTGATGAAGGTGCAAAACCTCAAATTTCTGGATTTGAACAAGAATTCTATTGAGAGAATCCAGAAAAGCGACTTTGTGGACATGCTGCATTTGAAGGAGCTTGGCATCAACAGCATGCCCGAGCTGGTCTCCATTGACGCTTTCGCCTTGAACAATCTGCCGGAACTGACCAAAATTGAAGCCACAAATAATCCCAGACTGTCCTACATCGACCCGAGGGCCTTCTACCAGCTGCCCAGGCTGGAGACGCTCATGCTGAACAACAACGCCCTGAGCGCTCTGCACCGCGGCACCGTGGAGGCGCTGCCCGGCCTGCAGGAGGTCAGTCTGCACAGCAACCCCATCCGCTGCGACTGCGTCGTCCGCTGGATCAACACCAACAGGACCGCCGTCCGCTTCATGGAGCCGGACTCGCTCCGCTGCGCGGAACCGGAGGAGCTCCACGGCCGGCTGGTCCGGCAGGTGCACTTCAGGGAGATGACGGAGATCTGCCTCCCCCTGATCTCCCCGGGAAGCCTTCCGGAGCGGGTCCAGATCCGCGCAGGGAGGTCGCTGTCGCTGCACTGCCGGGCGTTCGGGGAACCGGCGCCGGATATTTACTGGGCGACGCCGTCCGGAGACAGGCTCCTCCCTGGGAGTGCGTCTGAAAAGCACTACCTGCACCCTGAAGGCACCTTGGACCTCTACGGCGCCACGGAGCAGGAAGCCGGCTCCTACACCTGCATCGCCCACAACCTGGTGGGGGCAGACCTCCAGTCCGTGCTGGTTTCAGTGGAAGGGCGGATAGCTCCACCCTCTCAACGGCTTTTCCAGGTAAACATCGCGTCTGTCCAGTCTGACTCGGTGACGGTGTCGTGGGACAGCACAGACGCTCGGCTTTCCCAGCTCAGCTGGTCCGCCTTGGCGGAGGATCAGGACCCCTTCTCGCCGTTCACGGCCAGGCTTCCTGCTGACGTCAGACAGTACCACATCCAACAGCTGAAGCCCTCCACCCGCTACCGGATCTGTGTCCAGGTGACGGAAACACAGTCCAGGTTCCACAGGGACTGCGTCAGTGTGAGCACAGAGGACAGCGTGGATCCAGGGCccggggtccaggtctgggacGGTCTGCTGGCGGCTGCCTGTGCTCTGCTGCTGGTCATCGTGGCGGCCGTGGCGTCCTCTCTCATCTATACTTCTCTCTACAGCCGAGTCCTTTACAGGAAACTGTTACTGGACTCAACCGGAACAGTGctgactgcagctcctccaccctccccgtCCCCTGGCCATGAACTCAGGGTGTCCGGGAACAAGCTGAGGGCCGCTCTAACAGACTTCCCAGAGAACTCCGTGTAG